From Nonlabens sp. Ci31, the proteins below share one genomic window:
- the tsaE gene encoding tRNA (adenosine(37)-N6)-threonylcarbamoyltransferase complex ATPase subunit type 1 TsaE — translation MEITYTLNEIDMVAKKLLENLESKVILFQAPMGAGKTTLIKSMCRQLGVEDYVNSPTFSLVNEYKGDSTDVIHFDLYRLETNDQLFDIGFDYYLEKDALCLIEWPELSISFLSDYQYIKIKILGSETRNLILEKLIE, via the coding sequence ATGGAAATCACCTATACCCTTAACGAAATTGACATGGTAGCAAAAAAGCTGCTAGAAAACTTAGAATCTAAGGTAATCTTGTTCCAGGCACCTATGGGTGCAGGAAAAACTACATTAATAAAATCCATGTGCAGGCAATTAGGGGTAGAAGACTATGTGAATTCTCCAACATTTAGTCTTGTTAACGAGTATAAAGGTGATTCTACCGATGTTATACATTTCGACCTTTATAGATTAGAAACAAATGATCAATTATTTGACATTGGCTTTGATTATTATCTAGAAAAAGACGCACTTTGTCTAATCGAGTGGCCGGAGCTGTCAATTTCTTTTCTATCTGATTATCAATATATAAAAATAAAAATACTAGGCTCAGAGACTAGAAATTTGATTTTAGAAAAATTGATTGAATAA
- a CDS encoding bifunctional response regulator/alkaline phosphatase family protein, whose protein sequence is MAEIKILWVDDEVDLLKPHIIFLENKGYSIDTRISGSEALEAIEETRYDLIFLDENMPGLTGLETLHEIKEKQAQLPVIMITKSEEEYIMEEAIGSKIADYLIKPVNPHQILLAVKKNLDHSRLVNEKTTSDYQREFRKIAMEMSMINSYEEWVQLYQKLIYWEIELEDVDDSGMFEILTAQKNEANQQFCKFIEKNYPDWFDGHESNPTLSHDLFRKRVAPLLKKKEPVLFIVVDNLRYDQFKVFENLINNHYKKIKEETYCSILPTATQYARNAIFSGLMPEDMKKRHPDLWLDDTEEGGKNMHENAFLTAQLKRLGLNINHQYHKITNENNGRKLADNFKSQKDNDLTVVVYNFVDMLSHSKTEMEVIKELASTDKSYRSLTLSWFKNSPLLDIIQRGQELGFKLVLTTDHGTINVTTPSKVIGDKNTSLNLRYKTGRSLSYEDKDVLAATDPSTIKLPKINMSSSFIFAKGDLFFAYPNNYNHYVSYFRNTYQHGGVSLEEMLIPFAIFEPR, encoded by the coding sequence ATGGCAGAGATCAAAATACTATGGGTAGATGATGAAGTGGATTTATTAAAGCCTCACATTATTTTTCTTGAGAATAAAGGCTATTCCATAGACACGCGAATTAGTGGTTCAGAAGCATTAGAGGCTATTGAAGAAACAAGATATGACCTTATTTTTCTAGACGAAAATATGCCTGGATTGACAGGTCTAGAAACTTTACATGAAATCAAGGAAAAACAAGCACAGCTTCCTGTTATCATGATTACTAAAAGTGAGGAAGAGTATATAATGGAAGAAGCTATAGGATCTAAGATTGCAGATTACTTGATAAAACCTGTAAATCCTCATCAAATTCTTCTTGCTGTAAAGAAAAACTTAGACCACTCTAGGTTAGTCAATGAAAAAACTACTAGCGATTACCAGCGGGAATTCCGCAAAATTGCGATGGAAATGTCCATGATCAATAGTTATGAAGAATGGGTACAACTTTATCAAAAATTAATTTACTGGGAAATTGAATTAGAGGATGTTGACGATTCGGGAATGTTTGAAATCTTAACTGCTCAAAAAAACGAAGCAAATCAACAATTCTGTAAGTTTATAGAAAAAAATTATCCCGACTGGTTTGATGGCCATGAAAGTAATCCTACCTTAAGTCATGATCTTTTCAGGAAGCGTGTTGCGCCGCTCCTAAAAAAGAAGGAACCAGTTTTATTTATAGTCGTAGATAATTTGCGTTATGATCAATTCAAAGTTTTTGAGAACTTGATCAATAATCATTACAAAAAAATTAAGGAGGAAACCTATTGCTCCATACTGCCTACCGCTACACAGTACGCTAGAAATGCTATATTTTCTGGGTTGATGCCAGAAGATATGAAAAAGCGTCATCCAGACTTATGGCTCGATGATACAGAGGAAGGTGGAAAAAACATGCATGAAAATGCCTTTTTAACCGCTCAATTAAAAAGACTTGGGCTTAATATTAATCACCAATATCACAAAATCACTAATGAAAATAACGGCCGTAAACTCGCTGATAACTTTAAATCTCAAAAAGACAACGACCTTACTGTAGTTGTTTACAATTTTGTAGATATGCTCTCCCATTCTAAAACTGAAATGGAAGTCATTAAAGAGCTGGCAAGCACCGATAAAAGTTATAGGTCATTAACTTTAAGTTGGTTTAAGAATTCTCCATTATTAGATATTATACAACGCGGACAAGAATTGGGATTCAAATTGGTTTTAACCACTGATCATGGAACCATTAATGTCACTACTCCAAGTAAGGTAATAGGTGATAAAAACACCAGTTTAAATTTAAGGTATAAAACAGGCCGCAGCTTATCCTATGAAGATAAAGATGTTCTAGCGGCGACAGATCCTAGTACGATCAAGCTACCTAAAATAAACATGAGCAGTAGTTTTATTTTTGCAAAAGGAGATTTGTTTTTTGCTTATCCAAATAACTACAATCATTATGTAAGTTATTTTAGAAACACCTATCAACATGGGGGTGTTTCCCTAGAAGAAATGTTGATCCCATTTGCCATCTTTGAACCTAGATAA